One window from the genome of Anaerococcus sp. Marseille-Q7828 encodes:
- a CDS encoding PTS transporter subunit EIIB, with product MGKYIDDARKLHEYVGGDSNISSVTHCVTRMRFVLNDPDIFIFRIIRN from the coding sequence ATGGGAAAATATATTGATGATGCTCGTAAACTTCATGAGTATGTTGGCGGAGATTCGAATATCTCATCGGTAACTCATTGTGTTACAAGGATGCGTTTTGTATTAAATGATCCTGATATATTTATATTTCGAATTATAAGAAATTAA
- the pepD gene encoding beta-Ala-His dipeptidase, giving the protein MENLQPQRVFYYFKKLMDIPRPSKHEQEVSDFLIATGKELGLETYQDDSLNVVLKRKASQGYEDAPKVILQGHMDMVGSKTENSDHDFTKDPIIPVIEGEYLSAKDTTLGADNGIAVAMGLALLEDENYEGPQIELLVTTDEETSMSGAIALADDVLEGDYLINIDSEEEGILTVGSAGGITFFVEEELKDLEEKEGFEIKLRGLLGGHSGMQIHEKRGNAVKIIGELLANIKEDITIGEFNSGNLDNVIPSEGSVKVYGASKEALEDAKKDILEKHADLLGEMEVEIAEAKGKSYSKDLSQRLIKMINDMPTGVNSLMEDNETVESSDNLALVREKEGKLVSEISLRSSNNEKLEELREKIAKVLEETSFAYNIDSEYPSWEYKEDSKLRPLAQEVYKKLEGKEFETIVIHAGLECGCFYEKYPNLDIISIGPNITGAHSPEEKVEIASVQRVNEYLRELLKEIK; this is encoded by the coding sequence ATGGAAAATTTACAACCACAAAGAGTTTTTTACTACTTCAAAAAATTAATGGATATTCCAAGACCAAGTAAGCATGAACAAGAAGTGTCAGATTTTCTAATAGCTACTGGTAAAGAACTAGGATTGGAAACCTACCAAGATGACTCACTAAATGTAGTGTTAAAAAGAAAGGCATCACAAGGCTATGAAGATGCACCAAAAGTAATACTTCAAGGTCACATGGATATGGTTGGATCAAAAACAGAAAACTCTGACCACGACTTTACAAAAGACCCTATCATACCTGTAATTGAGGGAGAATACCTATCAGCAAAAGATACAACACTTGGAGCTGACAATGGTATAGCAGTAGCGATGGGACTTGCACTACTAGAAGATGAAAACTACGAGGGACCACAAATAGAATTGCTTGTAACAACAGATGAAGAAACAAGTATGTCAGGTGCCATAGCCTTAGCTGACGATGTTCTAGAAGGTGACTACCTAATCAACATAGACTCAGAAGAAGAAGGAATCCTTACAGTAGGATCTGCTGGTGGAATCACATTTTTCGTAGAAGAAGAACTCAAAGATTTGGAAGAAAAAGAAGGATTTGAAATCAAACTAAGAGGACTTCTAGGTGGACACTCAGGTATGCAAATCCACGAAAAAAGAGGAAATGCAGTAAAAATCATCGGAGAATTACTAGCAAATATCAAAGAAGATATAACAATTGGCGAATTTAACTCTGGTAACCTAGACAATGTTATACCATCAGAAGGAAGCGTAAAAGTTTATGGAGCAAGCAAAGAAGCTCTAGAAGATGCTAAAAAAGACATTTTAGAAAAACACGCTGACCTACTAGGTGAAATGGAAGTTGAAATTGCTGAGGCAAAAGGCAAATCTTATTCCAAAGATCTATCACAAAGACTAATCAAGATGATAAATGACATGCCTACAGGAGTTAACTCCCTTATGGAAGACAATGAAACTGTAGAATCATCTGACAACCTTGCCCTAGTAAGAGAAAAAGAAGGAAAATTAGTAAGTGAAATCTCCCTAAGATCTTCTAACAACGAAAAATTGGAAGAATTGAGAGAAAAGATTGCTAAAGTTTTGGAAGAAACAAGCTTTGCATATAATATTGACTCAGAATACCCAAGCTGGGAATACAAAGAAGATTCAAAACTTAGACCACTAGCTCAAGAAGTTTACAAAAAGCTAGAAGGTAAGGAATTCGAAACTATCGTAATCCACGCTGGCCTAGAATGTGGTTGCTTCTATGAAAAGTATCCAAATCTAGACATTATATCTATAGGACCAAACATCACAGGTGCTCACTCACCAGAAGAAAAGGTTGAAATCGCATCTGTTCAAAGAGTCAACGAGTATCTAAGAGAATTGCTCAAAGAAATTAAATAA
- the pepT gene encoding peptidase T, with protein MLEKFLKYVSYDTQSDDKNESCPSSPGQLDLAKVLVDDLKEMGIDNAHMDEHGYVYASIEGTNKDVPTIGLISHMDTALEITGKDVNPQVVEKYKGGDIVLNDKYKLTEEEFPFLKDLVGHKLVTTDGTTLLGADDKAGIAIIMTVAKYFMENRDQDFGDIKIGITPDEEIGRGADLFDVEKFGADFAYTIDGGPVGELEYENFNAASVDIHIEGKSVHPGSAKNVLVNALLVALELNQMLPVNERPEYTEGYEGFYMLDEIHGTSAEVDVAYIIRDFFTETFNQKKEMLEKSVDFLNEKYGHIIDIKIEDSYYNMREKVEPHMEIIDLAKDAIEKEGITPIVKPIRGGTDGARLSYMGLPTPNLFTGGYNYHGRYEIVSVDIMEKSVNVIKNIILANAKGDK; from the coding sequence ATGTTAGAAAAGTTTTTAAAATATGTAAGTTATGACACTCAAAGTGATGATAAGAACGAGTCTTGTCCATCATCTCCTGGCCAACTAGACCTTGCTAAGGTTCTAGTTGATGACCTTAAGGAAATGGGCATTGACAATGCTCACATGGATGAGCATGGCTATGTTTATGCAAGTATAGAGGGAACCAATAAAGATGTTCCAACTATAGGACTTATTTCCCACATGGATACAGCCCTAGAGATAACAGGCAAGGATGTCAATCCACAAGTAGTTGAAAAATATAAAGGTGGAGATATAGTACTTAACGACAAGTACAAATTAACTGAAGAAGAATTCCCATTCTTAAAAGACCTTGTAGGCCACAAATTAGTGACAACAGATGGTACAACCCTACTTGGAGCAGATGATAAGGCAGGTATTGCCATCATCATGACCGTTGCCAAATATTTTATGGAAAATAGGGACCAAGATTTTGGAGACATCAAAATAGGCATTACCCCAGATGAAGAAATAGGTAGGGGAGCAGATTTATTTGATGTTGAAAAATTTGGTGCTGATTTTGCCTATACCATAGACGGTGGACCAGTTGGAGAATTAGAATACGAAAACTTCAACGCAGCAAGTGTTGATATTCATATCGAAGGAAAATCTGTTCACCCAGGTTCAGCTAAAAATGTTTTGGTAAACGCCCTATTAGTAGCATTAGAATTAAATCAAATGCTACCAGTAAATGAGAGACCAGAATATACTGAAGGCTACGAAGGCTTCTATATGCTAGATGAAATCCATGGAACATCTGCAGAAGTAGATGTGGCATATATCATCAGAGACTTCTTCACTGAAACATTTAATCAAAAGAAAGAGATGCTAGAAAAATCAGTAGATTTCTTAAATGAAAAATACGGTCATATCATTGATATCAAGATCGAAGATTCCTACTACAATATGAGGGAAAAAGTAGAACCACATATGGAAATTATAGATCTTGCAAAAGATGCTATAGAAAAAGAAGGCATCACTCCAATAGTAAAACCAATCAGAGGTGGCACAGATGGAGCAAGACTATCATATATGGGACTTCCAACACCAAACCTATTTACAGGTGGTTACAACTACCATGGTAGATACGAAATAGTATCTGTTGATATAATGGAAAAATCTGTCAATGTTATCAAGAACATAATCTTAGCAAATGCCAAAGGAGATAAATAA